A DNA window from Pseudomonas resinovorans NBRC 106553 contains the following coding sequences:
- a CDS encoding organic hydroperoxide resistance protein → MPIEKALYTAHAEAFGGREGRAVSSDGVLDVKLTTPKELGGPGGDGTNPEQLFAAGYSACFLGAIKFVAGKEKITLSEDTYIEGAVGIGTLPTGFGIEVELKISLPGLDRAVAQDLIDKAHIVCPYSNATRGNINVTRTLV, encoded by the coding sequence ATGCCTATCGAGAAAGCCCTCTACACCGCCCACGCCGAAGCCTTCGGCGGCCGTGAAGGTCGCGCCGTGTCCTCGGACGGCGTACTGGATGTGAAGCTCACCACGCCCAAGGAGCTGGGCGGCCCCGGCGGCGACGGCACCAATCCCGAGCAGCTCTTCGCCGCGGGTTATTCGGCCTGCTTCCTCGGCGCCATCAAGTTCGTCGCCGGCAAGGAAAAGATCACCCTCAGCGAAGACACCTACATAGAGGGTGCGGTGGGCATCGGCACCTTGCCCACCGGTTTCGGCATCGAAGTCGAACTGAAGATATCCCTGCCCGGACTGGACCGCGCGGTCGCCCAGGACCTGATCGACAAGGCCCACATCGTCTGCCCCTACTCCAACGCCACGCGCGGCAACATCAACGTCACCCGTACGCTGGTCTAG
- a CDS encoding helix-turn-helix transcriptional regulator, protein MTASPPGTTTPATLHAWHAGLARAMASVAEPGFCEHLADALASLVPIESVLLGLECKGLAPRPLYQRGIPAPYREALIERYYSRGYMLDPFCLALESGLAEGFYHLSEIAPDDFFNSEYYRTYYLKCGSVEDAHFIVDLGGQRKVSLCVYQGRSGARFSAAELDLLRAAHPLVRELMRQFDERGGLIRCLDGHGPAPLRSTPPAGLNQQIREAFMNFGSDRLTEREREIAHLLLRGHSSKSSAKVLEISPETVRMHRKNLYTKLEIGSQAELFALFIDWLTA, encoded by the coding sequence ATGACGGCCTCCCCTCCCGGTACCACCACTCCCGCCACCCTGCATGCCTGGCATGCGGGGTTGGCGCGGGCCATGGCCAGCGTTGCAGAGCCCGGCTTCTGCGAACACCTGGCCGACGCACTGGCCAGCCTGGTGCCCATCGAATCGGTGCTGCTCGGCCTGGAATGCAAGGGCCTGGCCCCGCGCCCGCTGTACCAGCGCGGCATCCCGGCGCCCTACCGCGAGGCGCTGATCGAGCGCTACTACTCCCGCGGCTATATGCTCGATCCCTTCTGCCTGGCCCTGGAGAGCGGCCTGGCCGAAGGCTTCTACCACCTCTCGGAAATCGCCCCGGACGACTTCTTCAACAGCGAGTACTACCGCACCTACTACCTGAAGTGCGGCTCGGTGGAAGACGCCCACTTCATCGTCGACCTGGGTGGCCAGCGCAAGGTCTCGCTGTGCGTCTACCAGGGGCGCAGCGGCGCCCGCTTCAGCGCCGCCGAACTGGACCTGCTGCGGGCCGCGCACCCCCTGGTGCGCGAACTGATGCGCCAGTTCGACGAGCGCGGCGGACTCATCCGCTGCCTCGACGGCCATGGTCCGGCCCCCCTGCGCAGCACGCCGCCGGCAGGGCTGAACCAGCAGATCCGCGAGGCGTTCATGAACTTCGGCAGCGACCGGCTGACCGAACGCGAGCGCGAAATCGCCCACCTGCTGTTACGCGGCCACTCGTCCAAGTCCAGCGCCAAGGTGCTGGAGATCTCCCCGGAAACCGTGCGCATGCACCGCAAGAACCTCTACACCAAGCTGGAGATCGGTTCCCAGGCGGAACTCTTCGCGCTGTTCATCGACTGGCTCACGGCGTGA
- a CDS encoding chemotaxis protein CheV, producing MAGVMDSVNQRTQLVGQNRLELLLFRLDGSQLYGINVFKVKEVLQCPRLTLMPKSSPVVRGVANIRGGTIPILDLSMATGRRGLDDLKNSFVIITEYNTKVQGFLVRSVERIVNMNWEEIHPPPKGTGRDHYLTAVTRVDKQLVEIIDVEKILAEVAPTSEVVSEGVIDIETQSKAVSKRVLIVDDSSVARKQVIRCLETVGVEVKALNDGRQAYNYLREMVEEGKAPERELLMIVSDIEMPEMDGYTLTAEIRNDPRMQKLHILLHTSLSGVFNQAMVKKVGADDFLAKFKPDDLASRVVERIRVTDGD from the coding sequence CGGTTAACCAGCGTACCCAACTGGTCGGGCAGAACCGCCTGGAGCTGCTGCTGTTCCGTCTCGACGGATCGCAGCTCTACGGGATCAACGTGTTCAAGGTGAAGGAGGTGCTGCAATGCCCCCGCCTTACCCTGATGCCCAAGTCCAGTCCGGTGGTGCGTGGGGTCGCCAATATCCGTGGGGGTACCATTCCGATTCTCGACCTGTCCATGGCGACCGGGCGCAGGGGCCTGGATGACCTGAAGAACAGCTTCGTCATCATCACGGAATACAACACCAAGGTTCAGGGTTTCCTGGTGCGTTCGGTCGAGCGCATCGTCAACATGAACTGGGAAGAGATCCATCCGCCACCCAAGGGTACCGGTCGCGATCACTACCTGACGGCCGTCACCCGGGTCGACAAGCAGCTGGTGGAGATCATCGACGTCGAGAAGATCCTCGCCGAAGTGGCGCCCACCTCCGAGGTGGTGTCCGAAGGCGTGATCGACATCGAGACCCAGAGCAAGGCCGTCAGCAAGCGGGTCCTGATCGTCGACGACTCGTCGGTGGCGCGCAAGCAGGTGATCCGCTGCCTGGAAACCGTCGGCGTCGAGGTCAAGGCCCTCAACGACGGACGCCAGGCCTACAACTACCTGCGCGAGATGGTGGAGGAGGGCAAGGCGCCGGAGCGGGAACTGCTGATGATCGTCTCCGACATCGAGATGCCGGAGATGGACGGCTACACCCTGACGGCCGAGATCCGCAACGATCCACGCATGCAGAAGCTGCACATCCTCCTGCATACTTCGCTTTCCGGTGTGTTCAACCAGGCGATGGTGAAGAAGGTCGGCGCGGATGATTTCCTCGCCAAGTTCAAACCGGACGACCTTGCCTCACGCGTGGTGGAACGCATCAGGGTAACGGATGGGGACTGA
- the cheR gene encoding protein-glutamate O-methyltransferase CheR: protein MSSGNVEFEQFRVFLEKTCGILLGSNKQYLVSSRLNKLMEQNGIKTLGELTQRIQGFSRGGLREQVIDAMTTNETLWFRDTYPFEVLKNRVLPELIKASPNQPLRIWSAASSSGQEPFSLSMTIDEFEKINLGQLKAGVRIVATDLSSSMLAACKAGEYDSLAMGRGLSQERLTRYFDPKGPGRWVVKAPIRSRVEFRPLNLLDSYAALGKFDIVFCRNVLIYFSAEVKKDILTRIHATLKPGGYLFLGASEALNGLPDLYQMVQCSPGIIYKVK, encoded by the coding sequence GTGTCTTCAGGAAATGTTGAGTTCGAGCAGTTCCGGGTATTCCTGGAAAAGACCTGCGGCATCCTGCTGGGCAGCAACAAGCAGTATCTGGTCTCCAGTCGGCTGAACAAGCTGATGGAGCAGAACGGCATCAAGACCCTGGGTGAGCTGACCCAGCGCATCCAGGGGTTCTCCCGCGGCGGCCTGCGCGAGCAGGTGATCGACGCCATGACCACCAACGAAACCCTCTGGTTTCGCGATACCTACCCGTTCGAGGTGTTGAAGAACCGGGTGCTGCCCGAGCTGATCAAGGCCAGCCCGAACCAGCCGTTGCGCATCTGGTCGGCCGCCAGCTCCTCCGGGCAGGAGCCGTTCTCCCTGTCAATGACCATCGATGAGTTCGAGAAGATCAATCTCGGCCAGCTCAAGGCCGGGGTGCGCATAGTCGCCACCGACCTCTCCAGCTCCATGCTCGCGGCCTGCAAGGCGGGCGAGTACGACAGCCTGGCGATGGGCCGCGGCCTGTCCCAGGAGCGCCTGACCCGCTACTTCGACCCCAAGGGGCCGGGGCGCTGGGTGGTCAAGGCACCGATTCGCAGCCGCGTCGAGTTCCGTCCGCTGAACCTGCTGGACAGCTACGCGGCACTGGGCAAGTTCGACATCGTCTTCTGCCGCAACGTACTGATCTACTTCTCGGCGGAAGTGAAGAAGGACATCCTGACGCGCATTCACGCCACCCTGAAGCCGGGGGGCTACCTGTTCCTCGGTGCGTCCGAGGCGCTCAATGGCCTGCCGGACCTCTACCAGATGGTCCAGTGCAGTCCGGGGATCATCTACAAGGTGAAATGA